Proteins from a genomic interval of Nasonia vitripennis strain AsymCx chromosome 3, Nvit_psr_1.1, whole genome shotgun sequence:
- the LOC100113839 gene encoding WD repeat-containing protein 61, whose amino-acid sequence MYSLIHKTENAHEDSIWTCAWGCPKKKKDTTIDNEDSRDSMHSNDDESSEYVITGSVDDTVKVWEHQNGSLKLKHKLTGHSLGVVSVAVNSDGTKCASSSLDSSLRVWDLESGEKIFSIEVGPVDIWTVCFSPDDKYIVSGSHAGKIHLYSAENGKQEQSLDTRGGKFTLSVAYSPDGKYIASGAIDGIINIFDVAYGKVLQTLEGHAMPIRSLCFSPDSQLLLTASDDSHMKLYDIKDANVAGTMSGHAAWVLGVTFAPDGQKFASSSSDHTVKVWELAQRQCLHTFREHTDQVWGVKYHPSKSNLLLSVAEDKAINLYEHPE is encoded by the exons ATG tattcCTTGATACATAAAACTGAAAATGCTCATGAAGATAGCATTTGGACTTGTGCTTGGGGTTGcccaaaaaagaagaaggataCCACTATAGACAACGAAGATTCAAG AGATTCTATGCACTCAAACGATGATGAATCGAGTGAATATGTCATTACTGGTTCGGTTGATGATACTGTTAAAGTTTGGGAACATCAAAATGGAAGTCTTAAACTTAAGCACAAACTTACTGGACATTCATTAGGAGTTGTATCCGTAGCAGTGAATTCTGACGGAACAA aATGTGCTTCCAGTTCTTTGGATTCAAGTTTAAGAGTATGGGACTTGGAATCTggagaaaaaatattcagcATAGAGGTTGGCCCAGTCGATATATGGACAGTTTGTTTTTCACCAGACGACAAGTATATAGTGTCTGGTAGTCATGCTGGTAAAATTCACTTATACAGTGCAGAAAATGGTAAACAAGAGCAAAGTTTGGATACAAGAGGAGGAAAATTCACACTTAGCGTAGCTTAC AGCCCGGATGGTAAATACATAGCTAGTGGAGCTATAGAtggaattattaatattttcgaCGTTGCATATGGAAAAGTATTACAAACATTGGAag GACATGCTATGCCCATTCGATCTCTTTGTTTCTCACCTGACTCCCAGCTTTTGTTGACTGCTAGTGATGATAGCCATATGAAATTATATGACAT AAAGGATGCTAATGTAGCAGGAACTATGTCAGGACATGCTGCATGGGTACTTGGAGTTACATTTGCACCCGATGGCCAAAAGTTTGCTTCTAGCAGTTCAGATCATACTGTCAAAGTTTGGGAACTGGCACAACGTCAATGCTTACATACCTTTCGTGAGCATACTGATcag gTCTGGGGAGTTAAATATCATCCTTCAAAAAGCAACTTGCTTTTATCGGTAGCTGAAGATAAAGCTATTAATTTATATGAACATCCAGAGTAA
- the Cnpy2 gene encoding canopy 2 homolog precursor — translation MKFLIYFIAVFLVGTALANHVNLKQVRCLVCRTIVDEFKYEVSKIDPTKEIEIGQYRLDSKGNTVHKKVPLSMSEVHLSDLLDSICKRMEDYVRATYKSNGKLTLLKLMSDGGVNPLINEVDIVQDGDLNKSLEYFCTDIVNEHEETFIEVISKKIKNPKAEICTEAAEYCEDFPEDLDDDDDYEDDHSDGIDDYNKDEL, via the exons atgaaGTTTTTAATCTATTTTATTGCCGTCTTCCTAGTGGGCACAGCTCTTGCAAACCATGTCAATTTGAAGCAAGTACGCTGTCTAG tttgtaGAACAATTGTTGACGAATTTAAATATGAAGTGAGTAAAATTGACCCAACAAAGGAAATAGAAATTGGACAATATAGATTGGATTCAAAAGGAAATACAGTACATAAAAAG GTACCACTATCTATGTCAGAAGTACACCTTTCTGATTTACTTGACTCTATTTGCAAACGGATGGAAGACTACGTTAGAGCAACATACAAATCAAATGGCAAACTCACACTTCTTAAGCTGATGTCAGATGGTGGAGTTAACCCATTAATAAATGAAGTAGATATTGTACAAGACGGTGATTTAAATAAGAGCTTAGAATATTTT tgTACAGATATTGTGAATGAGCATGAGGAAACATTTATAGAAGTgataagcaaaaaaattaagaatccTAAAGCTGAAATTTGTACAGAAGCAGCAGAATATTGCGAAGATTTTCCAGAGGATttagatgatgatgatgattatgAGGATGATCATAGTGATGGTATTGATGACTACAACAAAGATGAACTTTGA
- the LOC100119053 gene encoding ufm1-specific protease 2, whose amino-acid sequence MAPRLKILSNVIERLAKLNAAVTGHLYGVMYEETLTLLTFSINPVDDENQILPMDLQLCMPAEVDLFGILYVDQYKQDIPDAFKDIDVTDNPLLIKYSLDAASINAFYYIHQKLEAIKYEIITEDDFLQNFYYIRLQATLPFISEKTTVLDSLQKTRKNLAAGKVAFHFPQSDIYLLGNDNNEDLESKSAKELLQFSGAYNTPGNKKNKKSPGIIEAVTANMLLKMSNDKNSEETVKYAPVVQQIKQPIEYYEFSLKIDALSLVGHNITMAQLYEILVESICRNLRLVGSSFENQLAVEDVSLRLPEPLHFKPLNFGHLITLVYPIGMSASETFEYRKSLHRRLALEMSKPYFRRGNSIRFENDSEKDQYLLNPHEAVTNPDNCQINTISGLYAYHHYMQDGFDDNGWGCAYRSLQTIVSWFRLQGYTEKPVPTHKEIQKCLVDIGDKPSSFIGSKQWIGSTEVGFVLETMLDVSIKVLCASNGEEMATLVSDLAHHFQTQGTPVMIGGGVLAHTILGVSFDELYEDVRFLILDPHYTGPEQLNTIVNKGWCGWKKKDFWRKDAFYNMCLPQRPKCI is encoded by the exons ATGGCCCCGCGTCTCAAGATTTTATCCAACGTTAtcgaa CGTCTGGCTAAGCTCAATGCCGCGGTTACTGGTCATCTGTACGGAGTAATGTACGAGGAAACTTTGACTTTGTTGACTTTTAGTATAAATCCTGTTGACGatgaaaatcaaattttaccTATGGACCTACAGTTATGCATGCCAGCAGAAGTTGATCTTTTTGGAATTTTGTATGTCGATCAATACAAACAAGATATTCCTGATGCATTTAAG GACATAGATGTTACAGACAATCCTTTGCTCATAAAGTATTCCCTGGATGCAGCTAGCATCAATGCTTTCTATTATATACACCAGAAATTAGAGGCCATCAAATACGAAATCATTACAGAAGATGATTTCTTGCAAAATTTCTACTACATCAGATTACAAGCAACCCTGCCATTCATTTCAGAGAAAACAACTGTTCTTGACTCTCTTCAAAAAAccagaaaaaat TTGGCTGCTGGAAAAGTAGCATTTCACTTTCCACAAAGTGATATATATCTTCTAGGAAACGACAATAATGAAGATTTAGAAAGTAAATCCGCTAAAGAATTATTACAGTTTTCAGGAGCATATAATACTCCaggcaataaaaaaaacaaaaaatcaccTGGTATCATT GAAGCTGTAACAGCTAATAtgcttttaaaaatgtctAATGACAAAAACTCTGAAGAGACTGTCAAGTATGCTCCTGTTGTGCAACAAATAAAAC agcctATTGAATACTAtgaattttctttgaaaattgATGCTTTATCTTTGGTTGGCCATAATATCACCATGGCACAGCTATACGAAATTTTAGTGGAATCAATTTGTAGAAACCTAAGGCTTGTAGGTTCATCGTTTGAAAATCAACTAGCAGTTGAAGATGTATCATTGAGGCTTCCAGAACCATTGCATTTCAAACCATTGAATTTTGGTCATTTGATCACATTAGTATACCCAATTGGAATGTCAGCTTCGGAGACTT TTGAATACAGAAAAAGTTTGCACAGAAGACTGGCTCTGGAAATGAGTAAGCCTTATTTTAGAAGAGGGAATTCAATCAGATTTGAAAATGATTCTGAAAAGGATCAATATCTTTTAAATCCACATGAAGCTGTCACTAATCCAGATA ATTGTCAAATTAACACCATAAGTGGCTTGTATGCATACCATCATTACATGCAGGATGGATTTGATGATAATGGTTGGGGCTGTGCATATAGATCATTGCAAACTATAGTTTCATGGTTCAG attGCAGGGATATACAGAAAAACCAGTTCCAACCCataaagaaattcaaaaatgtttGGTAGATATTGGTGATAAACCCTCAAGCTTTATTGGGAGCAAACAGTGGATTGGTTCTACTGAAGTTGGTTTTGTCCTTGAAACAATGTTAGATGtttctataaaagtattatgTGCTTCTAATGGGGAAGAAATGGCAACATTAGTTTCTGATTTAGCCCATCACTTTCAAACTCAAGGAACACCTGTTATGATTG gtgGTGGTGTATTAGCTCATACTATACTTGGTGTATCCTTTGATGAACTTTATGAGGATgtaagatttttaattttggatCCACACTACACTGGTCCAGAGCAATTGAATACCATAGTTAATAAAGGATGGTGTGGATGGAAGAAAAAAGATTTTTGGAGAAAAGATgcattttataatatgtgtCTTCCTCAGAGACCAAAGTGCATCTAA
- the Imd gene encoding immune deficiency has protein sequence MSISKLVYLKMADVFKFKDKANNNNLVCDATPDAPRSENSNSVYDRPNLSQEDQQRKNEQNIPFINNNETSSTNSTSDKSDKPKSNGPNYSKPRTKKKSKPINTFYNIVNSENVKIGPTTVHTYNLNNFQNFDPSAFNRAKEQDKEELRQMLPHIQAFSKSKQVVTIEDMLLIKTHLGNGWKKVAKKIGFSKGEIDQFIEDYKHKGGIGEVIYKLLVAWKNAHTQDATIGQLIEAMWKSMEYECVEKLAMAHNIEA, from the coding sequence ATGAGTATTTCTAAActagtttatttaaaaatggccgatgtatttaaatttaaagataaagctaataataataatcttgtTTGTGATGCAACGCCTGATGCTCCACGATCGGAAAATAGCAATTCTGTTTACGATCGACCAAATTTAAGCCAAGAAGACCAACAACGAAAGAACGAACAAAATATACCATTCATTAACAATAATGAAACTTCGTCGACAAATTCAACAAGTGATAAAAGTGATAAACCAAAATCGAATGGTCCAAATTACTCAAAACCGAGAACCAAGAAAAAATCCAAGccaataaatacattttataacaTTGTTAATTCTGAGAATGTGAAAATTGGGCCTACTACTGTGCACACATACAACTTGaataattttcagaattttgaTCCTTCAGCATTCAATAGAGCTAAAGAACAGGACAAAGAAGAACTGAGACAAATGTTGCCACATATACAGGCTTTTAGCAAAAGCAAACAGGTAGTCACAATAGAAGATATGCTGTTGATAAAAACGCATCTTGGCAATGGCTGGAAAAAAGttgctaaaaaaattggattttccAAGGGTGAAATAGATCAATTTATAGAAGATTACAAGCACAAAGGAGGCATCGGTGAAGTTATATACAAACTTTTGGTAGCCTGGAAGAATGCACATACCCAAGACGCAACTATTGGACAGCTGATTGAAGCTATGTGGAAGTCAATGGAATATGAATGTGTTGAAAAACTAGCGATGGCTCATAATATTGAAGCTTAA